A window of the Mucilaginibacter sp. cycad4 genome harbors these coding sequences:
- a CDS encoding RNA polymerase sigma-70 factor, which translates to MLRLSMNETNIQDLLQKIVFEDDQQAFKMLYFQYYKKLYNLASFYVRSAEATEEVVNDTFISIWSRRKFLADITDFTSYIYKAVKNKSLNFLKQRNFPIHFNIDDIKAEIEDVTLNIEDQMIVADFQLLIEHAVNNLPAQCRLVFKMIKEDGLPHKEVAELLNLSVRTIEYHMSIALKKLSESLNYKKNTPQVSSK; encoded by the coding sequence ATGTTAAGATTAAGTATGAACGAAACCAATATTCAGGACTTACTACAGAAAATAGTTTTTGAGGATGACCAGCAGGCTTTCAAAATGCTGTATTTTCAATACTATAAGAAATTATATAATCTCGCCTCCTTTTATGTGCGATCTGCCGAAGCTACTGAAGAGGTAGTAAACGATACCTTTATTTCGATCTGGTCACGGAGGAAATTTTTGGCAGACATTACCGACTTCACTTCTTATATCTATAAAGCGGTAAAAAACAAATCGCTGAATTTCCTGAAACAAAGAAACTTCCCAATACATTTTAACATCGACGATATCAAAGCAGAAATTGAAGATGTTACCCTCAATATCGAGGATCAAATGATCGTGGCTGATTTCCAGCTTTTGATCGAACATGCGGTTAACAACCTGCCCGCACAATGCAGGCTGGTATTTAAAATGATTAAAGAAGATGGCCTTCCGCACAAGGAAGTTGCCGAGCTTCTTAATTTATCCGTAAGGACCATCGAATACCATATGAGTATTGCCTTGAAAAAACTATCGGAAAGCCTGAATTACAAAAAAAATACGCCCCAGGTTTCCTCCAAATAA
- a CDS encoding sigma-70 family RNA polymerase sigma factor — MLIQLDEGELLNRLSKGDRKAFTVLYNRNINNLYRYIYLICRSAGLTEEIVQCVFIKIWERRESLVNVVSFQSYVYRSAKNLLLDQIKKSKTEAKVLVIVQPTSEESSERSDAKINYKDFYLMAQDAINMLPEKRRQIVELRTKDELSLDEIAEKLSISKATVKKQLYSGMDFVRKHMLAHGELTVGVLLIGAWKHLF, encoded by the coding sequence ATGCTAATACAGTTAGATGAGGGTGAATTATTAAACCGGCTCTCAAAAGGAGACCGAAAGGCTTTTACTGTATTGTATAACAGGAATATTAATAATTTATACCGCTATATTTATCTGATCTGCAGATCAGCCGGGTTAACTGAAGAGATTGTTCAATGTGTTTTTATAAAGATATGGGAGCGCAGGGAGTCGTTGGTAAATGTTGTTTCTTTTCAATCTTACGTTTATCGTTCTGCCAAAAATCTTTTATTGGATCAGATCAAAAAAAGTAAAACCGAGGCGAAAGTGCTGGTTATAGTCCAGCCCACTTCCGAAGAGAGCTCTGAGCGCTCGGATGCAAAGATAAATTACAAAGATTTTTACCTGATGGCACAGGATGCGATCAATATGCTTCCTGAAAAAAGGAGGCAGATTGTGGAGCTCCGTACTAAAGATGAGCTCTCTTTGGATGAAATTGCTGAAAAACTGTCTATTTCTAAAGCCACCGTAAAAAAACAATTATACAGCGGTATGGACTTTGTACGAAAACATATGCTTGCCCATGGCGAGCTTACCGTCGGGGTGCTTCTTATTGGCGCCTGGAAGCATTTATTTTAA
- a CDS encoding FecR family protein → MDEKARNNFLEKFSENRHTEQEHELFIKWLESLPDEEVEVLLEQYGDFFKNLPAREPANHPELFAKIEARLGAVENEDYRDHSIRPKTSFKKLTAIAATILLFIAIGVVFRNSLVKQQIAANNTSRNRIAPGGNKAILTLADGSQIVLESAKKGVLANQQNSIINKTADGKLVYDASQKRQNGTELSGYNTISTPNGGQYQVVLPDGTKVWLNAASSLKFPVAFTGKERNVELSGEGYFEVAKNKAMPFRVTVNHSTVEVLGTHFNIMGYADEKSTNTTLLEGSVKIVSGNKQKLIVPGEQARVNGEIEVAKVNAAQAVEWKNGNFNFAHESIETIMRKVARWYNVSVQYQGTITHEGFVGTVPRSENITEVLNALELTGLVHFKIIERRVIVMP, encoded by the coding sequence ATGGACGAAAAAGCACGGAATAATTTCCTTGAAAAATTTTCTGAGAACCGGCATACGGAACAGGAGCACGAGCTTTTTATAAAATGGCTTGAATCACTTCCGGATGAAGAGGTAGAAGTTTTGTTGGAGCAGTATGGCGATTTTTTTAAAAACCTTCCTGCCCGGGAGCCTGCTAATCACCCCGAACTGTTTGCTAAAATTGAAGCAAGGCTTGGAGCTGTGGAAAATGAAGATTACCGGGATCATAGCATTCGGCCTAAAACTTCATTTAAAAAGCTTACTGCTATCGCAGCTACCATCTTATTGTTCATTGCCATTGGGGTAGTATTCAGAAATAGCCTGGTTAAACAACAAATCGCCGCAAATAATACCAGCCGGAATAGGATAGCCCCGGGCGGAAATAAGGCAATACTTACGCTGGCCGACGGCTCTCAGATTGTACTTGAAAGTGCCAAAAAAGGAGTTTTGGCTAATCAGCAAAATAGCATAATTAACAAAACAGCCGATGGAAAGTTAGTATATGATGCCTCTCAAAAGCGGCAGAATGGTACGGAACTATCCGGCTACAATACTATATCTACGCCAAACGGCGGGCAATACCAGGTTGTTTTGCCCGATGGTACCAAAGTTTGGTTAAATGCGGCTTCTTCTCTTAAGTTTCCGGTTGCCTTTACAGGTAAAGAACGGAATGTTGAATTATCAGGGGAAGGTTATTTTGAAGTTGCAAAAAATAAGGCCATGCCTTTCAGGGTAACAGTAAATCATTCAACAGTTGAAGTATTGGGCACCCACTTTAATATTATGGGTTATGCCGATGAAAAATCAACTAACACAACGCTGCTGGAAGGCTCTGTAAAAATAGTTTCCGGAAATAAGCAAAAGCTTATAGTCCCCGGCGAACAGGCCCGTGTAAATGGCGAAATAGAGGTGGCCAAAGTGAATGCGGCGCAGGCCGTGGAATGGAAGAACGGAAATTTCAATTTTGCACATGAAAGTATTGAAACTATTATGCGTAAGGTGGCCCGCTGGTATAATGTAAGTGTACAATACCAGGGCACTATAACACATGAGGGCTTTGTAGGGACGGTGCCGCGTTCTGAAAATATAACCGAAGTTTTAAACGCGCTTGAATTAACAGGATTAGTACACTTTAAAATTATTGAGAGGAGGGTTATAGTTATGCCATAA
- a CDS encoding TonB-dependent receptor — protein sequence MKFYALTGCRHSAYIHKFLLVMKLTIVLLITAFVQVSFAGHAQNITFSGKNAPIVQVFNEIQNQTGYTFLYTDEMLNGSNPVSVDFKHTPLTEVLKACFLNQPLTYTIKNKLIVVQRKLPEPEPAMVQAIVVKGKVTDEKGEPLPGVTVTLKGKVINTVTDVYGAYTITIPSGETNASLVFSFVGFDSREVVVGSQSIINVKLIVTDNKLNEIVVVGYGTQKRATLTGSVATVNAKAFEDKGSLANPFQALQGQVPGVLITRGSAAPGNEGWNINIRGASSINPTDALVVIDGVAAIGVRSLDAINPNDIESMSFLKDASAAIYGARAAGGVVLITTKKAKSGKTVVQYDGSFSSKIVGLQPHLMNVEQWANGVITARRNDGFDDSDVWIKYGKLALANLNNYIDIKTYGSNPLPNFSDVNDYVFFNNSWTNVLWGTANSTQNNLSVAGRTDKAGYRISLGYMDDGSILRWGNNSNKRYNVRLANDFLIGSKVKIESNIAYDRNDVLTPTLINNVLGQYAQPGMPISTINGGPYAWGGQLNPNWQAKLGGDNRLTKANVYINEKVNYDILKSLKFVATLGYNTNNANRYTQQNSIQWYNYLGTVPGVTNPTQDAAYFKRANLGEDYYNANAYFEYKNTFNTDHSVSVTAGSQYERDEYDYFDATVLNPVSQDIKTLTGIGNQTNSEAKNHYAIGSAFSRVNYAYKQKYLLEANFRYDGSSKFAEEDRWKAFYGFSAGWRISQENFMKGVTFFNDLKLRASYGVVGNQSGIGLYDYIQQLVLTKTGTVTSNNPVLGSGQAVTVGPTNSLVSLNRTWERIRNSNIALDFSILNSRLTGTAEYFIKDNSNMLLPQTYPSILGAQAPAANIGHLKTNGWEVSLTWADKIGEVRYNVGGNISYNKNKLININGATTIYGGYNAATQGYPIGSVFGLEYAGRIQTQEQADAATKLIAGSDIPGGSYTTHIGDNSYKDLNGDGKITSADYKYLGTDDPRYSYSFNAGVQWKGFDVSVIFQGVGSRTIFRNGDVWRVPFSAVYLNTTNQSVNNNWTPENTGAYYPKYSTNGTVNSYNYQPSSWSVENGAYLRLKNAVIGYTLPQKLISATNFISKLRVYISGNDLWEITKIKDGWDPEAPRNVITTDGSPYYGRYPFYRYLTAGVNVTF from the coding sequence ATGAAATTTTATGCTCTTACCGGGTGTAGGCACTCTGCCTATATCCATAAATTTCTGTTGGTGATGAAACTTACCATCGTTTTATTGATCACAGCTTTTGTCCAGGTATCATTTGCAGGTCATGCGCAAAATATCACATTCTCAGGTAAAAATGCCCCTATTGTACAGGTATTTAATGAAATCCAAAATCAAACAGGTTATACCTTTCTTTATACTGATGAAATGCTTAACGGATCGAATCCGGTAAGTGTAGATTTTAAACATACCCCGCTAACCGAGGTGCTGAAAGCCTGTTTCCTTAATCAGCCGTTAACTTATACAATAAAAAATAAGCTTATTGTAGTACAGCGTAAATTGCCTGAGCCGGAACCGGCGATGGTGCAGGCAATAGTTGTAAAAGGTAAGGTTACCGATGAGAAGGGTGAACCGCTTCCCGGTGTTACGGTGACGCTTAAGGGAAAGGTCATTAATACAGTAACGGATGTCTATGGCGCTTATACCATTACCATACCTTCGGGCGAGACCAATGCGTCACTCGTATTCAGTTTCGTTGGATTTGATTCACGGGAAGTGGTTGTAGGTAGCCAGTCTATCATTAATGTTAAGCTCATAGTAACAGATAATAAGCTGAATGAGATAGTAGTGGTTGGCTATGGTACCCAAAAAAGGGCTACGCTAACCGGTTCGGTAGCAACGGTTAATGCCAAAGCATTTGAAGATAAGGGGAGCCTGGCCAATCCATTCCAGGCCTTGCAGGGGCAGGTACCGGGAGTGCTGATCACAAGAGGTTCTGCAGCTCCCGGCAACGAGGGATGGAATATTAATATTAGGGGTGCATCTTCCATAAACCCTACAGATGCCTTAGTGGTAATTGATGGGGTTGCTGCCATTGGCGTTCGGTCACTGGATGCTATAAATCCCAATGATATTGAAAGTATGTCGTTCCTGAAAGATGCGTCGGCTGCTATTTACGGAGCAAGGGCCGCAGGCGGGGTAGTACTGATCACTACTAAAAAAGCCAAAAGCGGTAAAACTGTAGTACAATATGATGGCTCTTTTTCGAGCAAAATTGTAGGGCTTCAGCCACATTTAATGAACGTGGAACAATGGGCCAACGGCGTCATAACAGCCAGGAGAAATGATGGGTTTGACGATAGCGATGTTTGGATCAAGTATGGTAAGCTGGCTTTGGCCAATTTGAATAATTATATAGATATCAAAACTTATGGCAGTAACCCCTTACCAAACTTTAGTGATGTAAATGATTATGTGTTTTTTAACAACAGCTGGACTAATGTTTTATGGGGAACTGCCAACTCTACTCAAAATAACTTAAGTGTTGCCGGCCGTACCGACAAGGCAGGTTATCGTATTTCTTTAGGGTACATGGACGATGGAAGTATCCTGCGCTGGGGGAATAATTCCAACAAACGATATAACGTACGTTTGGCTAATGACTTCCTTATCGGCAGCAAAGTAAAAATCGAATCAAATATAGCCTATGACCGGAATGACGTTTTAACACCCACGCTGATCAACAACGTACTCGGGCAATATGCTCAGCCTGGTATGCCCATATCAACCATTAACGGCGGGCCATATGCCTGGGGCGGTCAGCTTAACCCCAATTGGCAGGCCAAATTGGGCGGGGATAACCGTTTAACCAAAGCAAATGTTTATATCAATGAAAAAGTCAATTATGACATTTTAAAAAGCCTAAAGTTTGTTGCCACCCTGGGCTATAACACAAACAATGCAAACCGTTATACACAACAAAATTCAATTCAGTGGTATAATTATTTAGGCACGGTGCCTGGTGTTACCAACCCTACTCAGGATGCAGCCTATTTTAAACGTGCAAACCTTGGCGAAGATTACTATAATGCCAATGCTTATTTCGAATATAAAAACACCTTCAACACTGATCATTCAGTGAGCGTTACCGCAGGCAGCCAGTACGAACGCGATGAATATGATTATTTTGATGCTACTGTGTTGAACCCGGTTTCACAGGATATTAAAACATTAACAGGTATTGGTAACCAAACCAATAGCGAGGCAAAAAATCATTATGCCATAGGCTCGGCATTCAGCAGGGTAAATTATGCCTATAAACAGAAGTATCTGCTCGAAGCCAATTTCAGATATGATGGGTCTTCCAAATTTGCTGAAGAAGACAGGTGGAAGGCTTTTTACGGTTTTTCTGCGGGTTGGAGGATTAGCCAGGAAAACTTCATGAAGGGGGTTACTTTCTTTAATGATTTAAAGTTGAGGGCATCCTACGGAGTTGTAGGTAATCAAAGCGGGATTGGTTTATATGATTACATTCAGCAATTGGTTTTAACTAAAACAGGCACCGTAACCAGCAATAACCCGGTCCTTGGTTCGGGACAGGCCGTAACCGTTGGCCCAACAAATAGCCTGGTGAGTTTGAACAGGACATGGGAGCGCATCAGAAACAGCAACATTGCGCTCGATTTCTCGATACTGAACAGTCGTTTAACCGGTACAGCCGAGTATTTTATAAAAGATAACAGTAATATGCTTTTACCGCAAACCTATCCCTCAATTTTGGGAGCACAGGCCCCTGCGGCAAATATAGGCCACCTGAAAACCAATGGCTGGGAAGTTAGCTTAACCTGGGCCGATAAGATTGGGGAAGTCAGGTACAACGTTGGTGGTAATATCAGCTATAACAAAAACAAACTGATCAACATAAACGGGGCCACAACTATTTACGGCGGCTACAATGCTGCAACGCAGGGATACCCTATTGGTTCGGTGTTTGGTTTGGAATATGCAGGCCGCATCCAGACACAGGAGCAGGCAGATGCTGCAACTAAATTAATTGCCGGCTCTGACATCCCGGGCGGATCCTATACAACTCACATCGGGGATAACTCTTATAAAGATCTAAATGGCGATGGCAAAATAACCAGCGCCGATTATAAGTATTTAGGTACCGATGATCCGAGGTATTCTTATTCTTTCAATGCAGGGGTACAATGGAAAGGCTTTGATGTATCTGTAATTTTTCAGGGCGTAGGCAGCAGGACCATCTTCCGCAATGGCGATGTATGGCGCGTACCCTTTAGCGCTGTTTACCTGAATACTACCAATCAGTCAGTAAACAATAACTGGACACCAGAAAATACCGGCGCTTACTATCCTAAATACTCAACTAACGGTACTGTCAACTCCTATAACTATCAACCCTCTTCATGGTCGGTTGAAAATGGTGCTTACCTGCGTTTAAAAAATGCGGTAATAGGTTATACGTTACCTCAAAAACTGATTTCTGCAACCAATTTTATATCAAAACTGCGTGTTTATATCTCAGGAAACGACCTGTGGGAAATAACTAAAATAAAAGATGGATGGGACCCGGAAGCACCGCGAAATGTGATCACAACAGACGGGAGCCCTTATTATGGCCGCTATCCATTTTACAGATATTTAACCGCCGGTGTAAACGTTACCTTCTAA
- a CDS encoding RagB/SusD family nutrient uptake outer membrane protein — MKRFNYKYIVALTLITAVLGCKKALNLNPQDTLSDAAYWKKASDFKLAANAFYLYERTFAGTVTDGVHSDLRSDLLTNSTKNVYSQGTNSVVQTDGTYNTDYQRIRNINFLLDKASTYATPAEISQYVAEAKFFRAYVYFDLLQIFGGVTIVSKPLDTNDPLLMAARNSRDEVADFIIADLNAAIADLPLESALRSADEGRVSKGAAGALLSRVALYEGTWQKSRGNTTRANTLLDIAISSGKAVMTSGQYALFGTTGASIALGDSAQKYMFILENTKSNPASVTKSANTEYILSNRYDESIRISNLNITKTTFANGLVDWATRKLANLYLCSDGLPIEKSPLFKGYGTARSEFANRDKRMQYTLMVNGNDYWNNANYRITWKNDAADIANAGFKPLVSNFGTGYQNQKWASERKVADTYESYDYPVIRYAEVLLNYAEATYERNGSISDADLNISLNQVRHRVNSTMPLLTNDFVTVNGLNMQTEIRRERTIELYNEGFRIDDLKRWKTAETEMPMPALGIKWAGTEFAAIWPGANTIPQDANGVLIIDNNRKWADKNYLLPIPQDQIKLNSKLTQNPGW; from the coding sequence ATGAAAAGATTTAATTATAAATATATCGTAGCGCTCACATTGATTACTGCTGTATTAGGTTGCAAAAAAGCATTGAACTTAAACCCGCAGGATACTTTGTCTGACGCTGCTTATTGGAAAAAAGCCAGCGACTTTAAACTGGCGGCAAATGCATTTTACTTATATGAAAGAACGTTTGCCGGTACCGTTACGGATGGTGTGCACAGCGATCTGCGATCGGATCTGTTAACCAACAGCACTAAAAATGTTTACAGTCAGGGGACCAACAGCGTTGTTCAAACAGACGGAACGTATAATACAGATTACCAGCGGATCCGGAATATCAATTTTCTTTTAGACAAAGCTTCAACATATGCCACACCGGCCGAAATTAGCCAGTACGTAGCCGAAGCCAAGTTTTTCAGGGCGTATGTATATTTCGACCTTCTGCAAATATTCGGCGGGGTAACCATTGTTTCGAAACCATTGGATACCAATGACCCCTTGTTAATGGCAGCCAGGAATTCGAGAGATGAAGTTGCCGATTTTATTATAGCCGATCTTAACGCCGCAATTGCCGACCTGCCACTTGAAAGTGCGCTTAGATCGGCAGATGAAGGACGCGTAAGCAAGGGTGCTGCCGGGGCGTTGTTGTCAAGGGTGGCCCTTTATGAAGGAACCTGGCAAAAATCAAGAGGGAACACCACGCGCGCCAATACATTATTGGATATAGCCATTAGTTCAGGTAAAGCTGTGATGACCAGCGGGCAATACGCCTTGTTTGGTACAACAGGCGCAAGCATTGCTTTAGGCGATTCGGCGCAGAAGTATATGTTCATACTTGAAAATACCAAATCTAATCCGGCAAGTGTTACCAAATCAGCAAATACCGAGTATATCCTTTCAAACCGTTATGATGAAAGTATCCGGATCTCTAATCTTAACATAACCAAAACTACTTTTGCCAATGGCCTTGTAGATTGGGCAACCCGCAAACTCGCTAATCTTTATTTATGCAGCGATGGATTGCCTATTGAAAAATCGCCATTATTTAAAGGCTATGGTACCGCCAGGTCTGAATTTGCCAACAGGGATAAACGTATGCAATACACCTTAATGGTAAATGGAAATGATTACTGGAACAATGCCAACTATCGTATCACCTGGAAAAACGATGCTGCCGATATTGCCAATGCCGGTTTTAAACCGCTGGTTTCTAATTTTGGTACAGGTTATCAAAACCAGAAATGGGCATCGGAAAGAAAGGTGGCCGACACTTACGAGTCATACGATTACCCGGTGATCAGGTATGCTGAAGTGTTACTGAATTACGCCGAGGCTACTTATGAGCGTAACGGATCGATCTCTGATGCCGATTTAAATATTTCATTAAACCAGGTGAGGCACCGTGTAAACAGCACTATGCCATTACTGACCAATGATTTTGTAACTGTCAACGGGTTAAATATGCAAACGGAGATCAGGAGGGAGCGAACCATCGAATTATATAATGAAGGCTTCCGCATAGATGACCTTAAACGCTGGAAAACCGCTGAAACGGAAATGCCGATGCCGGCGTTGGGCATCAAATGGGCCGGTACAGAGTTTGCCGCCATATGGCCGGGCGCAAACACCATACCGCAGGATGCAAACGGTGTTTTAATCATCGATAACAATCGTAAATGGGCAGATAAAAACTACTTACTGCCAATTCCCCAGGACCAGATCAAGTTAAATAGCAAGCTTACGCAAAATCCGGGTTGGTAA
- a CDS encoding alginate lyase family protein, which produces MKPTLWLMALCAILVTMSCKKSPSLYGVEQSSKGVANPNGATKFVHPGILLTTQSIDYIKTQLSSSSDPWNTSFAALQSTSWASISYKMQGPTVLITRDQSIIAKDGIDYANIIQNDSYAIFCQGLMWKLTGNNKYADNAINMLNAWSSTLKTITSTGPDVYLCAGFNGFIMANGAELVRDYSGWKAEDLQKCKDMFRNIWYPVIKSIAIPGGANGTWDSDNAKAVMAMGIFLDDQGMFDAAYNYFYSGSGDGTVAHYFLPTGQNQESGRKQGYAQLGLCNFEELCEMGYNQGKPDMWVAKDSVILKAFEYSAKYNLGEDVPFNTAFPEIYGQWVYPSIATDGRGIFRPIYYMAYNHFHNRLGAAMPYTQRVLEQHTPIERQTDGTVTDGTGWGSLLFYHPLAGGLTPVAVGALRWEFDELAGWGGVPWAENSKVAVANGQLEVSGSIGTYVRAYQGSALLDPVTYPYLAVKVTQIPKLKKSTDDWAVQAYWNISGTNHDYRYVSKTDMTLLGTQVYVIKWAPKSGLYDGFPTFPTASATGGIYLDFGDCASGEKAKVDWIRSYKNLADIPNN; this is translated from the coding sequence ATGAAACCTACTTTATGGTTAATGGCGTTGTGTGCCATATTGGTAACAATGTCCTGCAAAAAATCACCGTCATTGTATGGTGTAGAGCAAAGCAGTAAGGGTGTAGCTAATCCAAACGGAGCTACCAAATTTGTGCATCCGGGTATTTTACTCACAACACAGTCAATTGATTATATCAAAACCCAGCTTTCATCATCTTCCGATCCGTGGAACACCTCATTTGCAGCTTTGCAAAGCACCTCCTGGGCATCCATATCTTATAAAATGCAGGGGCCAACTGTACTGATAACCCGCGATCAATCTATTATAGCAAAAGATGGAATTGATTATGCCAATATAATTCAAAACGATTCGTACGCTATTTTTTGCCAGGGATTGATGTGGAAACTTACCGGTAATAATAAATACGCCGATAATGCCATTAACATGCTTAACGCCTGGTCATCTACTTTAAAAACAATAACAAGCACCGGGCCTGATGTTTACCTGTGTGCAGGATTTAATGGATTTATTATGGCCAACGGCGCCGAACTGGTACGTGATTACTCAGGCTGGAAGGCAGAGGATTTACAGAAATGTAAGGATATGTTCCGTAACATCTGGTACCCGGTAATCAAAAGCATTGCAATTCCTGGTGGTGCTAACGGAACCTGGGATAGCGATAATGCAAAAGCTGTGATGGCCATGGGCATATTCCTCGACGATCAGGGAATGTTTGATGCCGCCTACAATTATTTTTATTCAGGAAGCGGCGATGGCACAGTTGCCCATTACTTTTTACCTACGGGGCAAAACCAGGAGTCGGGCAGGAAACAGGGCTACGCCCAGTTGGGCCTTTGCAACTTTGAAGAGCTTTGTGAAATGGGCTATAACCAGGGAAAGCCCGATATGTGGGTGGCCAAAGACAGTGTAATACTAAAAGCTTTTGAATACAGCGCTAAATACAACCTTGGCGAAGATGTGCCATTCAATACAGCTTTTCCAGAGATTTACGGACAATGGGTATACCCGTCTATAGCTACAGATGGCAGGGGCATTTTCCGCCCGATATACTATATGGCTTATAATCATTTTCATAACAGGCTTGGGGCTGCTATGCCTTATACCCAGCGCGTTTTGGAGCAGCACACGCCTATTGAACGGCAAACCGACGGCACGGTTACCGATGGTACCGGCTGGGGGAGCTTATTGTTTTACCACCCGTTGGCAGGCGGTTTAACACCGGTGGCTGTGGGCGCGTTAAGATGGGAGTTTGATGAACTGGCCGGCTGGGGTGGCGTACCCTGGGCCGAAAATTCAAAAGTGGCGGTTGCCAATGGCCAGTTAGAAGTGTCCGGGTCAATTGGTACGTATGTTCGCGCATACCAGGGCTCTGCTTTGTTAGATCCTGTAACCTATCCTTATCTTGCTGTTAAGGTTACCCAGATCCCCAAACTAAAAAAGAGCACCGACGACTGGGCTGTTCAGGCTTATTGGAACATCAGCGGCACCAACCATGATTACAGGTATGTTAGTAAAACAGACATGACACTTTTAGGTACGCAGGTCTATGTCATTAAATGGGCACCAAAATCAGGCTTATATGATGGCTTTCCGACGTTCCCGACAGCTTCTGCAACCGGTGGTATTTACCTTGATTTTGGCGACTGTGCAAGCGGCGAAAAAGCGAAGGTTGACTGGATACGTTCGTATAAAAACCTGGCGGATATCCCGAATAATTAA